Part of the Hemiscyllium ocellatum isolate sHemOce1 chromosome 30, sHemOce1.pat.X.cur, whole genome shotgun sequence genome is shown below.
ACTGTTGAGAGGTACTGGATGGTTGCACAGTTAACCCAGCAATGGTTTGTGATTTCAGGATGCTTAGTTGGACAAGCGGGCTGATGGGTATGCGATCAGTAATGCCTATTCTGGATTGGAGATATTGCAAATGTCTGTGTTTTCCTTTCAGATGCTGCTGTCCTGAACAATATGGCTCATACTTTTGGCCTGCTGGagactgtgaagaaggttttgGACAAAAGGAAGAGTCAGACTGATCAAAGCCAAGAACAAATTCATAGTGACCTTGCGGGTAAGTTGTCTCAACCCCTTCTCCATGTGAAGATGACAGGTCACCCAGAACACTGGCTCCAGGGCCAAAGAAGCAGGTATATTTTTTGTTAGGCATTTGCCAGCCCAGTTGTGAGATCTGCCCGATGTCTTTGAGGATTAAGGTGAGATGGCTATCACTCCAGGAAAGTACCTGTTCATTATTCAGCCCCTCCGACAATTCAGATATCCATTTAATCCAGATAGTGATATATACTGCCAATTCAAAATTGATCTCAGGCTCTTGTTTAAATCATAATAGGCATTCCTATTCTTGCAGGTAGCGGTTCAGTTGGCTGAATTATGATGGAGTGACACCATCAATGCCAATTCATTTCTTGTGTTGGCTGAAGTTGCCCTGAAGGCCTCACCTTAATGctgcccctcacctgaggcatagtGACTCTCAATCTGaactcatcactaacatcacagtCTAATGAGAGTGCagcctatggtcctctgggacaatGCAACTTTTGCCTATTATTGAGGTGCACGGGGGTATTAAGCTTTTCTTAAAAGTTGCATTCCTGTTACTGATAGAAGCCTGTTGCCTTCAGATGACCTTGTCTTGTTTGCTGCTGTTGGAAACCCTATATAAAGAATGTGGAATCTGGGTGCCCTCCATTCAATTCTCTTTGTAAGGCAACTTCTGAGTCCTTTATCTCAATGGTCTTGATGGCCTATAAAATCCAGCATCTATTGTTAAGGTAGCTACATAGTGGATTTggttgtcattttttttatttttgttatgTACTTTGCCTGGAATTTTACATCGATGTCTATTGTTAATAAAAATTTCTACCTCATTCTCAAACTCAAATCATGTTATGAAATTCAAGGTCTGCTGTAATTTTCTAGTTGTATATCTGGTTTGTACCTTCTGTTAGGATTATAATGGGTACCAATTTGTTAATGTTTTGGACTCTGTAAATTCCCTGACATTTCACTAACTGTCAATGGAGCACCTTCATAGTGCAACAAAAAGTTCTATATATTCACTTTAATTTGTGCAATAAACCATCTCAGCCCGCTTCACAGGTATGATTACAAGCCAAATTTGGCACTCCGCTGGATAAAATATCAGGACAAGTAACCAAAAACTTGaaaagaggtagattttaaggaTCATCTAAACGGAGTGTGTGTGGTCGAAGCGGGCAGACTTATGGAGGGTATTCTAGCACTTGAGGCCTAGGCAGCTGTTGGTGTTGTAAAGAGCCAGAACTATGAGAACCCAGAGATCTTGGAGGAGATTAAGAGACAGCAAAAGAGAATGGATGCTGAAGTTGTGGATAGAGGAGCAAGAGTTGTCTGGTAGAAATCAATAccattcatttttaaatttgtaaatgatTGCACTGATGAGGgagtttatttttattctgcAATGCTCGTAACTTTTCATTGTCTTCCCTTAAAGAGCCATGCATGTACATGTCATGTAATCTTTAATATTGATTACTTTTCATTCCTTATAATTCTACATGTACTGAGGAGTGTAACGCAAACATATGAAGTTATCATTGTTAATGTTAGAAATTAAGTAGCTTGCCCTTTCATTTTCTTGCCCCTCTCTAATTTTCTCCACTTTCCAACAACAGAACTAGAACGTCAGCTGGAAGAGCAGAGGAGACGAGCCAAGGAGCAGAAACTGAAAAACCAAACTCTGCAAAATGTAGTGCTGATGCCGATTGCTACTCCCAAACCCAACAAGCGCCCCCGACTGCAGCGACCTGCCTCCGCCACTATTCTCACTCCAACCACACCTGTCCAAACACCCCAGTTCACCGTCATTTCACCTATTGCTATCACTCCAATAGGAACAAACTTCTCTGTCGCCAATGTCACAACCATGCCTGTGGCCATTGGCCAACAGTCCAGTCCTGTCACCGTACACACGTTGTCAGGTGGGTCCCAGCTCTTCACCAGGTATGCTGGCGTGGTCACTGCAGCCAAGACGACTGCCTCTGACACAGTCACCATTCATCCTGCCTCCAGCCTTGCCCTACTGAGCACAGCTGCCATCCAAGATAGCAACACCATCACGACCATGGCAGGCATGAACATGGGCCCCGTAGAACTGGTCACCGTGGACTCTGGTCTTGTATCTGTCGTTCAGAGTCACAGTGTTGACCATTCAACGGCAGAATCACAAACTGTGATTGAGATTCACCCTGGGCCAGAGATGGACTCGGACCCAGATGGTACAGCCGAAGCAGAGTGTGATGACAAGGTGCCGGACACGGACAACGAAACCCAAATACAAGCCATCGAAGTTGTGACCCAGGAGGAACAGCAGAATGAGCGAAATGAGAAAAATTAATTATAAACTTGAGTTATTGAAGTATTTGCTTGGCTGTATCTGAATGTACTGTTACCAAAACATAGTTATGTGTAAAAGATATGAATTTCACCCTGaggatttttttaaagaaggaaTGCAATATTATAATGCATTCTGTACGCTGTGTTCCGCCTGTTCAGCTGGACCCCCAACCTTGGATCAGAATTTACTCCAGTTTGCCTTGTTTTGCAAGCTGCTAACAGCCAAAAAATGTTTGGGTAGCATGTTAGCATCTTGACCTTGGCAATCTCACATTGTCTGTCGCCCTTTCCTGCCCAGAATAAGTTGTAAAGAGGATGCAAGCTCAGGTTCACTGATGTATGTAAATAAAAGTTAAATACCTGACCCACATCCTTCCAGTTAGTCACCATGTATTAGCCAACACTGGGTGGATTGATTCAGTTTTAATTAACCTGAGGCTGATGATAACATTCAATTTTGATTTCAATCCCTGGGAGAGATGGGGGTATTCTTGTAGTGTGAAACAAAGCAAAAGCATAAAAGCATGGTTGGTGGTGACAAAATCAACTGTGTTCATAACAAAGCTGCATTGGGTACTTGGAAACAGTTCTGAGAGGCAATCACTACACCAATAGATTAGCAAAAAACAACTGCAGCTGCTGTAAGTCTGAAGTAAAAGTACAAAattgctggaagtgcacagcaaaATATGTCAGCATCTGAAAAATCAAAACACAATTCTGCATcttataactttttaaaaaaatcacttgtaAAGCATTTACCTGTCTTctcttttcagatgctgccaaaccttgCTGTGTGCTTTTATTTTCACTCTTATGTAACCCTTGTATATCCTTGCCAAAATTTGAACAAGCCTCATTTGTGTAAGGGCAGCTTCAGTGTCTCCTTTCCAATGATGTTTTCAAAAGTTTCTTAATGTGAGCTGTAATGTTTTCATTTGCTTCTTATTATGAATCCACACTATGTACATTTTTTTACTAAACCAACAAAAATGCATAGCATTCCTGTATAACAATTAAATGCATGTGACGGAAGataattgaaaatattcaaattcttttatttttgtgtcatgtCTGGAACTACTTTTAAAATTTCTCTTTCACCCTGCACTCTTGGTAGATGGATAACAAAACCTAATTTAACATTGGTGAAAAAGATTTCAGATTCTGATAAAAGGCCCTTAGATAAGGCTACAACAAGGATTGCTGTAACTGGGATGCCTCTGAACTTGGAGGTGGTGCAGAGCATTGTGGCTTTGCTGTGTGCTGCTCCTAGCTGGAAAGTGTATTCAAGCCTGAACAGTTCTTTGAGATCACGCTAACTTGTGAGAGTTACTTTGAGTTCACATAGAAAAAGGATGAaagaaacaaaatgctggaaacactctcCACCTCTGTGCAGAGAAACCATGAACATTTAAAGTCAATTACTTTTCATCAACACAGAGTTTGACTTGTCTCAGCCTATTTCCTTGTGGTAATAAaatacatttatatagtgcctttaatggAGTAGAACACCAGGCTTTTCACAACCTGATCAGGTAATGACAAAGCCAAAGAAAGACAGCTGACTGAAGTTTATTCAAAGTTTTGAATATAAATTAGAAGTCTTCTAaattacacttcaaaaatacttcttTGGCTCTAATGTGGTGTGTGACATGCTATAGTTATGCAAGATGTTATATGTATTTGCATCTTTATATTTGAGAGGAGGAAGAACTGGAAAGTCTGCAAGTTTAGTGAAGGAATCCCATAGCTTAGCATCTAGTGTTTGGCTCCTAGGAATGAATAAACGAATTTGATGTGCAAAACGTCAAAATTAGAGGAAGCAAATAGGCCCTGGCAGAAAAAGTTTGCTTTCCATAAATGGTTTATAAATCTCCCAAATAAAGGTAATGAGTTTGGGAAGTGAAAGATATTTAGAGTCCCagatatagtatggaaacagactctttgatcccatttggcagcattagCCCACATTCCTCTAGACAtttgctattcatgtacccatccagatgtcttttaattgtaccagctgcctccactttctctggcagttcataccatacatgtaccactctctgtggaaaaagttgctgcttaggcccctttttaaatcctttttttctctcctctctcattccccctctctttatgccttttagttttggtctcccttatgctgggaaaaagaccatggctattcaccctatccatgcccctcatgattttacacatctccataaggtcacccctcagcctctggcactccagggaaaataaccacagcctctccaaccctggcaagatgctgtcaaccttttctgcaccctttcaagtttaacaatatctttcctattagcagggagaccagaaatgaacactATAATCCTAAAAATGGCCTAGCCAATGTTTTCTATAGCCATAACATGATATTCTAACTCATAAACCCAATGTACTGATTAATAATTACAGGTGTGTCAAATGGCTTTTTCACTACCTTGTGAAAGGTACtactacgactccactttcaagagtcTATGAGCTTGCATACCACGGTCTCTCTGTTAGGTGACACTGCCCAAGACCTTATTattaagtcttgccctgatttgccccaccaaaatgcaacacttcacatttatctaaattaaactccatctgtcactcctcagcccatttgatcaaggtcccagtTTACACTGAGGTAACCCTTGTtcactactccaccaattttggtgaccTCTACAAATTTGCTAACCATTTCTCCTACGTttacatccaagtcacttatataaatgtcTAAAagcaggggacccagcaccgatccttgtggcacactgctagtcgcaggcctcctgtctgaaaaataaccttccaCTACCGCTTTGTCTCCCACCTTCAGGCTAATTTGTTCCTTCTGGAAATGCTTTCTAAGGCTAAGGTACATTGTTGGGTTGTAGCAAAATCAATTTGGATCAACTGACCTTTATTTTGATCCAGAAGTAGAACATCTATATTCCTAAATTTATAATAAGGCAATGATTAAAAGTTTGTGTGAATGTAACCTACAATTGTGCAGAATAACTGCATGAATTTGGTGTCTCAATTACTTGTTCTCACTTAATGATTACACTAGCTCTGCAAAGTCCTTGAATCTTCCTTGTGTCTTATACCTTTCAGTCATCTGACTCTGGGCTTTTGTGCATCGCAATCAGCTCAATCTATGTAGAAGAGCCTTCACCTCTCTTGAATGTGCTGTTTGTACTTGAAGCTCTTGGTAATCACAAGTCCTTTCAATATGTTTGAAAGTTATCTTAAGATTGCCTTGCCCAGTATGTTTTTGGTCACATTTCCTAAagattgcagtgcatcttgatgTATGACTTGGATTGATAGAATTTATATTTATCAACTGGTTCCTGTGATGCTGCTGGTTCTTTTAACCTCCAATTTCGTGCTGCTGTTCTGTGTAGTTTTGTAACATTTTCTAAAGCGCATATTCTTCTTAGTATATCTTGTTTAAATTTCTAATTCAATAGTCAATTGTGgtaaagttaacatttcatatTCTACCAACTTCTTATGTGAAAAACATTTCCCCCTTAGATTTTGGTGCTACTTCAGCCCATACCATGTACAAATTTACTACTTTAGGAAACTGTTTCACAAGacagattggtacagttgaggtACAGATCAGTTGTGATCTAATTGGAAGAGGTTAGTgactgaaatttttaaaaattaaatttgtaCCTAAAATCTCATGGCCATTTGCGATCTAAAGAAATGAAACTCTGTTAAGTTTGTGCCAGAGAAGTTGCTTGGTCGTTATCCTTTACCAATGTGGTAATTGTTAGTTATGACATTGCATAGTAGACTACATTTTCTGCAAGAGGACTAATGGATAACTTGTGCAGAATTGCAGTAGCTCCCTGACTGAGGTTGAGGGAGAGATGCTGATTTATGACAGTGCTTCAGGGTGGCATGAGCCATAGAGCAATTTGTAGCAATTTCAAGTTTTCCTCCAAGTTGTTGCTTATTTTGTGCATTTACAATCGCTAGCATTGTTTTCCCAAAGTCTGCTCTTATATTTAATGTGAGTTGCATAGATGTATCTAATTATTGTGATAATTAGCTTTCCAGATTTCAGTCCAAAATCTTATTGGTGGTTTCCAATGGCCAAATTAGTTAACTGCTCTCCCAAATACAGCATGAAGCCAAGCTGTGTAGTAGATCCAAGTTTTGACTAGAGTTAATGGTTACTTTGCCTCGGTCAGTCCTGATTCATTGAATTGACTTGAATGGCCCAGGGTTAGTAAAACAGAACCATCAGTCAGGTTGCTTTGAGCCTTTAGCCTTTACAGCTAGGCTAGAATACAAAAAAGAAGTTTTGCTGCAGCCTAACAAAACCTTAGTTCTCACTTTATTTAAAGTTCTGTACACCTTGGAAATATGTGTTAGcttggaaggagtgcagcacaGATTCATTTGTTAACCAAGGTTTCAAGGAATAGTTTGCAGAAAGACCAAGACTAGGCTTGTGATCCATTGCATATTAAAGATCAAGGAGTCTTGATAATTTTGAGAGTTTTTATAAGGTAAACTTTGATAAAGAAATAATACAGATAGGGAAATGCAGAATATGAAGAATGAAGCTTATAATCAAAGTGAGGAAAATAAGAAGAAACACTTCTGTACGCAATAGAAGTGTGGAGCTTCTACAAAAGTAGGTACCAACAAAATTATTTTTGGATTCAGGATGGATATTTTTCCTAGCCTAGGATACTAAGAGGTCATCTTGTTGCACCTACACACCCCTGCCTCAGAGTTAGAAACTCCCAATTTGAATCCACTCCAAGGCTTGATGACTGCATGAGTAGGTTCATAATGTGCCAAACTGATTAATCATCAACCTGTAAATCTTCCAATATGCCTGACAGTAACTATGCAATTCTTCTGGTCAGAGCCACACTGTAGAATGTAACAGCAGGCCACAATTGTAGCCCCACATAGATCAAATAGAAGTCCATTGTGATCAAAACTGCCTTAGGTTATAGTATCTGAAAAGGGGAGAAGGGTTAAGTGACATTAAGCTGTGGTGACTGGATGACATTAAGATACAGATATATCATAATTTTCTTCTGTAATGGAATGGGTAGGATGGAGGGAATGGCCTACGTTTGTACCTATGTTCCTCCTTCTGCTCACTATTCTATTTCTACCATTTGCACATTCATATAGGGGAATGTAAGTCATTCCATGTTGTTTTGATTGGTCTGCTATTAGTCCCATGTAGCCACTGGGGTGAGCTCCACATTCCTAGTAAAGGGGTCGAGAAAATTTGAAACTAacattaaatgagaaaaaaaCATCATTCCATGGTTGGGCTATTTTAGAATATAATCATTATTATGGATTGTTTAACCTATGCTATCATATGCAATTTGCAACTTTTCTTGCAATGCAGTGCTATTTGTACTaatctgtttcaatgttgtaatcACCGAGATTTGGAAAGGGCATCATGATGCTTCAGTAGACGAGAATATAGATGTCGGTGTTGTCTCATTCGCCTCGGAGTTGGAAAATTTTGAAGCAAGTCCTCCTCCAGAGACTTGAATACATAATTTAGGCTAATGTTTGTGTAACAGGGTCTGCAGTATATTGCTGGAAATGCTGTCTTTGAGCGAAAACACTATATGTTTGCTCTACCCTCTCAAATAGATACAAGAAGAGTAGAGCAATTCTcccgaaaagtgtggtgctggaaaagcacagtcggtcaggcagtatctgagtagcaggagagtcgccgttttgagcataagttcttcatcaggaaaggaccTTGTCGTCGCCAACATTCATCCATCAACAAACAGATTCCTTGTTTGTTAATTTCATTGCTCTCTAGTGGGAGCTTACTGTATGTAATACAGactgaggtcattcagcccattgagtctgcaccaaccctctcaGAGGCGTCCAACCCTGACGCACCCCTTCCTTGCCCATTTTATTCTTCCCACATCTAATTTgcttaatctgcacatcacatACAATTTAGCGTGCCCAATCCATatagacgtggggagaatgtgcaaactccacacagtcaccaaagctgggtccctggcgtttgtgaggtagcagtgctaactaccgagccactgtgctgcccctaaaTTGACTAAGTTTTCGTCTAAGAAGGGTGGATCATCTGTGGTTAAATAAGAAAGTTAGATTAGT
Proteins encoded:
- the LOC132830010 gene encoding glucocorticoid modulatory element-binding protein 1-like isoform X2, which encodes MCEEGAESNCNASVVTVETHTLQKLADGEDICNEINEEVEIAYPITCGESKAILLWKKFVCPGINVKCVKFNDQLISPKQFVHLAGKSTLKDWKRAIRIGGIMLRKMMDSGQLDFYQHDKVCTNTCRSTKFDLLISSARAPVPSQQSNVIQTPTSIDGNGTHITVSEENTEECIEWSPALTTVAVTTEDLNRKDGEEISEDTLAFWKGIADVGLLGEVVTNIQKELMEMLAGVQQRMCQTPLQITDAAVLNNMAHTFGLLETVKKVLDKRKSQTDQSQEQIHSDLAELERQLEEQRRRAKEQKLKNQTLQNVVLMPIATPKPNKRPRLQRPASATILTPTTPVQTPQFTVISPIAITPIGTNFSVANVTTMPVAIGQQSSPVTVHTLSGGSQLFTRYAGVVTAAKTTASDTVTIHPASSLALLSTAAIQDSNTITTMAGMNMGPVELVTVDSGLVSVVQSHSVDHSTAESQTVIEIHPGPEMDSDPDGTAEAECDDKVPDTDNETQIQAIEVVTQEEQQNERNEKN